DNA from Triticum aestivum cultivar Chinese Spring chromosome 7D, IWGSC CS RefSeq v2.1, whole genome shotgun sequence:
CATCGGCTGCGGGTGGTTCGGGATCGAGTCGTGGATCGGCGGCAGAGCCATCTTCCTCCTCCTGCCGGCGTGGCTCAAGACCCACGCGCCGCTGCTGAAGCCGGTGCCCGGCCTCGGGGCCTCGCCGCTCGAGATCGCGTGCCTCCTCGTCTTCTCGGCCGCGCAGCTCGCCGTCATCATGCGCGGCATGGACGGCATCCGCAAGCTCGAGAAATACGCAGCACCGGTGCTCGTCGCGCTCACCTCCGCGTTGCTGGCCTGGGCCTACGTCTCCGCCGGCGGTTTCGGGCCCATCCTCTCGCTTCCGCCGCGGCTGGTCGGCGGCGACTTTTGGCAGCTCTTCTTCCCGGCGCTCACCGCCAACATCAGCTTCTGGTCGACGGTGGCCATCAACATCCCGGATTTCGCGCGGTACGCCCGGAGCCAGACGGACCAGGTGCTCGGCCAGATCGGGCTGCCGGTGTTCATGGGCATGTTCACCTTCGCCGGCCTCGCCATAACCTCCTCCACCGAGGCCATCTTCGGCCAGGTCATCTCCGACCCCATCGACCTCCTCAGCCGCATCGGCGGGCCCGCCACCAGGGTCCTCGCCATCTTTGGCATCACCCTAGCCATCATCACCACCAACATCGCCGCCAACGTCGTCGCGCCGGCGAACACCCTCGTCGCGCTCGCGCCGCAGACATTCAcgttcgccaagggcgcgctcgccaCGGCGCTGCTCGGCATCGCCTTGCAGCCGTGGCGGCTGCTCGGCTCCAGCGAGAGCTTCGTCTTCACCTGGCTGCTGGGAAATGCGGCGCTCATGGGGCCCATCGGAGGCGTCGTGCTCGCCGATCACTATATAGTGCGGCGTACCGCGTTGGACGTCGACGCGCTCTACTCGGAGGAAGCCGG
Protein-coding regions in this window:
- the LOC123167789 gene encoding purine-uracil permease NCS1-like — translated: MAAVSMALSRPLAARHSAHHLQLHHLLAVSTSPPRLPLLPRGPPAGIAPLHLPRGGGTARRIMPVCPRLGSGGSDDLAPTPKSERTMTGFDLASLWVGLVVGVPAYYLAGSLVDLGMSAIQGVATVTLANLIVLATLVLTAAPAVTHGLPFPVLARAAFGVHGAHVPAVVRAVIGCGWFGIESWIGGRAIFLLLPAWLKTHAPLLKPVPGLGASPLEIACLLVFSAAQLAVIMRGMDGIRKLEKYAAPVLVALTSALLAWAYVSAGGFGPILSLPPRLVGGDFWQLFFPALTANISFWSTVAINIPDFARYARSQTDQVLGQIGLPVFMGMFTFAGLAITSSTEAIFGQVISDPIDLLSRIGGPATRVLAIFGITLAIITTNIAANVVAPANTLVALAPQTFTFAKGALATALLGIALQPWRLLGSSESFVFTWLLGNAALMGPIGGVVLADHYIVRRTALDVDALYSEEAGSPYYFQGGFNVAAMVAMAAGFAAVMPGFLHKVGVLPTMSKALVVAYDNAWFVSFFIAGAVYSLLRLRRGVEVKRQYSRATSYSY